A region from the Dermacentor andersoni chromosome 11, qqDerAnde1_hic_scaffold, whole genome shotgun sequence genome encodes:
- the LOC126539236 gene encoding phospholipid scramblase 2-like, which translates to MPPTRPPAPAVRPVAPTTSPTAAAAAAAATNTPAARTVRPTVPATLPSAPAAPRTGGGAAARPAMMAAPPGGVMMLPAAQPAVRSRGPFVQMPTLQLVQPNVQPIAGCPAGLEYLAHVDQLLVHQQIQLLELIVPFEQENKYVVKNTMGQFIFMAYEKSDLGSRCCCGSIRPFEMSLLDYRSVEVLRLYRPLRCGGCICFCCLQEMEVHSPPGNIIGSIKQDWSVVFPYLSLRDSGGNVVLRVIGPFCTSSICCNDVVFDIMTKDGKTKIGQLSKNFNGLFLEALTDIDNFTVTFPIDLDVKMKATLLGAVFLIDFMFFESSAGGSNMDLPGNIIN; encoded by the exons ATGCCACCGACACGACCCCCGGCTCCGGCTGTGCGACCCGTGGCACCAACGACATCACccaccgcggcggcggcggctgctgctgctacaaACACACCCGCTGCTCGAACTGTCAGACCCACGGTTCCGGCGACCTTACCTTCGGCGCCGGCGGCCCCAAGGACCGGTGGTGGAGCGGCGGCGAGACCCGCCATGATGGCCGCGCCACCTGGAGGCGTCATGATGCTACCGGCAGCCCAGCCGGCAGtgaggtcacgtggccccttcgTTCAGATGCCGACGCTACAGCTCGTGCAGCCCAACGTGCAACCGATCGCGGGCTGCCCCGCCGGACTCGAGTACCTGGCGCACGTCGACCAGCTGCTAGTGCACCAGCAGATCCAGCTCCTGGAAT TGATCGTGCCATTTGAGCAGGAGAACAAGTACGTCGTCAAGAACACCATGGGCCAGTTCATCTTCATGGCGTACGAGAAGAGCGACCTGGGgagccgctgctgctgcggcagcaTCCGGCCCTTCGAGATGTCGCTGCTCGACTACCGGAGCGTCGAAGTGTTGCGGCTGTACCGGCCGCTCCGCTGCGGGGGCTGCATCTGCTTTTGCTGCCTCCAG GAGATGGAGGTTCACTCTCCGCCGGGCAACATCATCGGCTCGATAAAGCAGGACTGGTCCGTCGTCTTTCCCTACCTCTCGCTTCGGGACAGCGGCGGCAACGTAGTGCTCCGGGTCATCGGGCCCTTCTGCACTTCGTCCATATGCTGCAACGACGTCGTCTTCGACATCATGACCAAGGACGGCAAAACAAAGATCGGTCAGTTGTCGAAGAACTTTAACGGCCTGTTTCTGGAGGCCCTTACCGACATCGACAACTTCACGGTGACCTTCCCCATCGACCTGGACGTCAAGATGAAGGCCACGCTGCTAGGCGCGGTCTTCTTGATT
- the LOC126539243 gene encoding phospholipid scramblase 2-like, which yields MPPTRPPAPAVRPKAKTSRAAAAAARATNAPAARTARPTVPAPAAPRTGGGAATRPAMMAAPPAMAAPPGGVMMLPAAQPVVWSRGPFVQMPTLQLVQPNVQPIAGCPAGLEYLVHVDQLLVHQQIQLLELIVPFEQENKYVVKNTMGQFIFMAYEKSGLASRCCCGKIRPFEMSLLDYRSVEVLRLYRPLRCDSCCCFCCLQEMEVHSPPGNIIGSIKQDWSVVFPYFSLRDSGGNVVLRIIGPFCTSSICCNDVVFDITTRDGITQIGQLLKNFHGLFLEAISDVDNFTVTFPIDLDVKMKATLLGAVFLIDFIFFESAPRRNNRDLPGNIIN from the exons ATGCCACCGACACGACCCCCGGCTCCGGCTGTGCGACCCAAAGCAAAAACGTCACGCgccgcggcggcggctgctcgtGCTACAAACGCACCCGCTGCTCGAACTGCCAGACCCACGGTCCCGGCGCCGGCGGCCCCGAGGACCGGTGGTGGAGCGGCGACGAGACCCGCCATGATGGCCGCGCCTCCCGCGATGGCCGCGCCACCTGGAGGCGTCATGATGCTACCGGCAGCCCAGCCGGTAGTGTGGTCACGTGGCCCGTTCGTTCAGATGCCGACGCTACAGCTCGTGCAGCCCAACGTGCAACCGATCGCGGGTTGTCCCGCCGGActcgagtacctggtgcacgtcgACCAGCTGCTAGTGCACCAGCAGATTCAGCTCCTGGAAC tgatcgtGCCATTTGAGCAGGAGAACAAGTACGTTGTCAAGAACACCATGGGCCAGTTCATCTTCATGGCGTACGAGAAGAGCGGCCTGgccagccgctgctgctgcggaAAGATCCGGCCCTTCGAGATGTCGCTGCTCGACTACCGGAGCGTCGAAGTGTTGCGGCTGTACCGGCCGCTCCGCTGCGACAGCTGCTGCTGTTTTTGCTGCCTCCAG GAGATGGAGGTTCACTCTCCGCCGGGCAACATCATCGGCTCGATAAAGCAGGACTGGTCCGTCGTCTTTCCCTACTTCTCGCTTCGGGACAGCGGCGGCAACGTAGTGCTCCGGATCATCGGGCCCTTCTGCACTTCGTCCATCTGCTGCAACGACGTCGTCTTCGACATCACGACCAGGGACGGGATAACACAGATCGGTCAGCTGTTGAAGAACTTTCACGGCCTGTTTCTGGAGGCCATCAGTGACGTCGACAACTTCACGGTGACCTTCCCCATCGACCTGGACGTCAAGATGAAGGCCACGCTGCTAGGCGCGGTCTTCTTGATT GACTTCATATTCTTCGAGAGCGCCCCCAGGAGGAACAACAGGGATCTTCCCGGCAACATCATAAATTAG
- the LOC126539235 gene encoding phospholipid scramblase 2-like, which yields MRSAMPPTRPPVPAVRPMAPTTTPTAAAAAAAATNTPAAPTIRPTVPAPAALRAGGGAAARPAMMAAPPAMAAPPGGVMMLPAAQPPVRSRGPFVQMPTLQLVQPNVQPIAGCPAGLEYLAHVDQLLVHQQIQLLELIVPFEQENKYVVKNTMGQFIFMAYEKSDLASRCCCGSIRPFEMSLLDYRSVEVLRLYRPLRCDSSCCFCCLQEMEVHSPPGNIIGSIKQDCSVIFPYFSLRDSGGNVVLRIIGPFCTSSICCNDVVFDITTRDGKTKIGQLSKNFNGLLLEAMTDIDNFTVTFPIDLDVKMKATLLGAVFLIDFIFFESAAGGSNMDLPGNIIN from the exons ATGCGCAGCGCGATGCCACCGACACGACCCCCGGTTCCGGCTGTGCGACCCATGGCACCAACGACGACACccactgcggcggcggcggctgctgctgctacaaACACACCCGCTGCTCCAACTATCAGACCCACGGTTCCGGCCCCGGCGGCCCTGAGGGCCGGTGGTGGAGCGGCGGCGAGACCCGCCATGATGGCAGCGCCTCCCGCGATGGCCGCGCCACCTGGAGGCGTCATGATGCTACCGGCAGCCCAGCCGCCAGTGAGATCACGTGGCCCGTTTGTTCAGATGCCGACGCTACAGCTCGTGCAGCCCAACGTGCAACCGATAGCGGGCTGCCCCGCCGGACTCGAGTACCTGGCGCACGTCGACCAGCTGCTAGTGCACCAGCAGATTCAGCTCCTGGAAC TGATCGTGCCATTTGAGCAGGAGAACAAGTACGTCGTCAAGAACACCATGGGCCAGTTCATCTTCATGGCGTACGAGAAGAGCGACCTGgccagccgctgctgctgcggcagcaTCCGGCCCTTCGAGATGTCGCTGCTCGACTACCGGAGCGTCGAAGTGTTGCGGCTGTACCGGCCGCTCCGCTGCGACAGCTCCTGTTGCTTTTGCTGCCTCCAG GAGATGGAGGTTCACTCTCCGCCGGGCAACATCATCGGCTCGATAAAGCAAGACTGCTCCGTCATCTTCCCCTACTTCTCGCTTCGGGACAGCGGCGGCAACGTAGTGCTCCGGATCATCGGGCCATTTTGCACTTCGTCCATCTGCTGCAACGACGTCGTCTTCGACATCACGACGAGGGACGGCAAAACAAAGATCGGCCAGCTCTCGAAGAACTTTAACGGCCTGTTGCTGGAGGCCATGACCGACATCGACAACTTCACGGTGACCTTCCCCATCGACCTGGACGTCAAGATGAAGGCCACGCTGCTAGGCGCGGTCTTTTTGATT GACTTCATATTCTTCGAGAGCGCCGCCGGTGGGTCCAACATGGATCTTCCCGGCAACATCATAAATTAG